In one Vibrio rarus genomic region, the following are encoded:
- a CDS encoding M20/M25/M40 family metallo-hydrolase, translating into MTQIDQHRLVDNFIHLVKIDSESGNERNVAIDIESQLQQLGFDVERLAVPDSLSNGFNIYAKLPGTLDGSVVLSCHMDTVTPGNGITPVIHDGIITSQGETILGGDDKSGIAAIIEAVHTLKNNALPHKTIEIAFTVFEEGGLKGSKLFDCTKIESKTGIVLDSGGPIGTIIAVAPGQQNLKVTITGKPAHAGLAPEQGINALTVAADAISNMKLSRIDAETTANIGVVKGGQATNIVMPSLYLEAEARSLDETKLAEQAAHMVATFEAAAEKHGAQIHIESSRAYNPFQIDESHPHIQSVKNVFTELDIQPIVTSTGGGSDANVFAEKGLTIVNLSTGMAKVHTTEEYIAIDDMRKISQVLVGYLGA; encoded by the coding sequence ATGACACAGATAGATCAACATCGTTTAGTCGATAACTTTATACACTTAGTAAAAATTGATAGCGAATCGGGTAACGAGAGAAACGTCGCCATCGACATTGAATCCCAACTGCAGCAGTTGGGGTTTGATGTGGAGCGCTTAGCGGTTCCTGACTCTTTATCTAATGGCTTTAATATTTACGCCAAGTTACCCGGCACTTTAGACGGTAGTGTTGTACTGAGTTGTCATATGGACACCGTCACCCCGGGCAATGGTATTACACCGGTGATCCATGATGGCATTATCACTTCCCAAGGAGAGACGATTCTCGGTGGCGATGATAAATCCGGTATTGCGGCCATTATTGAAGCGGTGCACACCCTTAAAAACAATGCCCTCCCTCACAAAACCATTGAAATTGCCTTCACTGTCTTTGAAGAAGGAGGCTTAAAGGGCTCAAAACTGTTTGATTGCACTAAAATCGAATCTAAAACAGGTATCGTACTCGACTCTGGTGGCCCCATCGGCACTATCATTGCAGTCGCGCCCGGACAACAAAACCTAAAAGTCACCATTACCGGCAAACCTGCGCACGCAGGCTTGGCCCCAGAGCAAGGCATTAACGCCCTAACGGTGGCCGCAGACGCTATCTCCAATATGAAACTATCGCGCATCGACGCTGAAACCACAGCCAATATTGGTGTGGTCAAAGGTGGCCAAGCCACCAATATTGTCATGCCAAGTCTTTATCTTGAAGCAGAAGCCCGCTCTTTAGACGAAACAAAATTGGCCGAGCAAGCCGCTCACATGGTGGCCACTTTTGAAGCGGCCGCAGAAAAACATGGTGCGCAGATTCATATCGAATCCTCTCGCGCCTATAACCCGTTTCAAATCGACGAATCTCATCCGCATATTCAATCCGTGAAGAACGTCTTTACTGAATTAGATATCCAACCCATCGTCACCTCAACCGGAGGCGGCAGTGATGCAAATGTCTTTGCCGAAAAAGGGCTGACTATCGTCAACCTATCCACTGGCATGGCTAAGGTACACACCACAGAAGAGTACATTGCCATTGACGACATGCGTAAAATCAGTCAAGTGTTGGTGGGGTATTTAGGGGCGTAA
- a CDS encoding DUF368 domain-containing protein → MNYFINFLKGMAMGAADVVPGVSGGTIAFITGIYDTLLESIRRVNPSLIQVIRERGLKGAFEHINGLFLLSLFAGIFTSLLTLAKLLSWLLVTHPVPLWSFFFGLILVSVWHIMRQVHSFSLSRWLSLALGVALAYAITVLNPLHLEPTAINIMLSGAIAICAMILPGISGSFILLLIGMYSPVLGALKGLDIGFLILFMGGCLCGLLSFSHLLSWLLKRFRDVTFMFLVGLMVGTLPKIWPWKQTLTWRVNSSGEQVPLLQHNLLPHNFELITGASSQLVVAIVMMLLAIGLVLALEKFAEDK, encoded by the coding sequence ATGAATTACTTCATTAATTTCCTTAAGGGAATGGCTATGGGGGCCGCTGACGTCGTGCCTGGCGTTTCTGGTGGTACCATTGCCTTTATTACTGGTATTTACGACACCTTGCTAGAAAGCATTCGACGGGTTAATCCTTCTCTTATACAAGTGATTCGTGAACGAGGTCTTAAAGGGGCTTTTGAGCATATTAATGGGCTGTTTTTGCTCTCCTTATTTGCGGGGATCTTTACCAGTTTGTTGACCTTAGCAAAGCTACTTTCTTGGTTGTTAGTCACCCACCCTGTGCCATTGTGGTCTTTTTTCTTTGGCTTAATATTGGTCTCTGTTTGGCACATAATGCGACAAGTCCACTCCTTCTCATTGAGCCGCTGGTTAAGTCTTGCTCTGGGCGTCGCCTTGGCTTATGCCATTACGGTGCTAAACCCGCTGCATTTAGAGCCCACTGCCATCAATATCATGTTGTCCGGCGCTATCGCCATTTGTGCGATGATATTACCCGGTATTTCAGGAAGCTTTATTTTATTATTGATTGGCATGTACAGCCCTGTATTAGGCGCCTTAAAAGGACTTGATATTGGTTTTCTGATCTTATTCATGGGCGGGTGCCTGTGCGGTTTGCTCAGTTTTTCGCACCTACTTTCTTGGTTGCTTAAGCGGTTTAGAGATGTCACCTTTATGTTTTTGGTGGGATTAATGGTTGGCACATTGCCAAAAATTTGGCCTTGGAAACAAACGCTTACTTGGCGTGTCAACTCCAGTGGCGAACAAGTTCCACTCCTTCAGCACAACCTTCTACCTCACAATTTTGAATTGATAACAGGGGCATCATCACAACTTGTGGTTGCTATTGTCATGATGTTACTTGCAATTGGTTTAGTATTAGCTTTGGAAAAATTCGCCGAAGATAAATAA
- a CDS encoding SCO family protein → MSRSWMLSLIIAAGLGFGVKAFIDNHKQKQTAQQNHYANQPMVSGVNGHTVPLFNADDPRINVVYFGFTRCPDVCPTSLAMLGAALNQLPEDTLRQIRPILVTLDPQRDSGDDVHQYAQYFHDNFEGYRADPATLEALANKYGVIYIKTELEDSALKYTLDHNSYFYFLSPNGSELAKVPHTLTPAPLIQTINTITKETRL, encoded by the coding sequence ATGAGTAGAAGCTGGATGCTTTCCCTAATCATTGCCGCAGGGTTAGGTTTTGGGGTCAAAGCCTTTATTGACAATCACAAGCAAAAACAAACCGCCCAACAAAACCACTATGCTAACCAGCCTATGGTCAGCGGAGTGAATGGACACACAGTGCCTTTGTTTAATGCCGATGATCCGCGCATCAACGTGGTTTATTTTGGTTTCACCCGTTGTCCCGATGTCTGCCCCACCTCTTTAGCGATGCTTGGGGCGGCGCTCAACCAGTTACCTGAGGACACTTTACGCCAAATTCGTCCTATATTAGTGACCTTAGATCCACAAAGAGACTCAGGTGACGACGTTCATCAATACGCTCAATACTTCCACGATAATTTTGAAGGCTACCGAGCCGATCCCGCTACCCTAGAAGCGCTGGCGAATAAATATGGGGTCATTTATATCAAGACTGAATTGGAAGATTCTGCGCTGAAATACACCCTTGACCATAATTCTTATTTCTACTTTCTATCACCCAATGGAAGCGAGCTCGCTAAAGTCCCCCATACTCTGACTCCGGCTCCTCTCATCCAAACTATAAACACCATAACTAAAGAGACCCGACTATGA
- a CDS encoding copper chaperone PCu(A)C, translating into MITRFTALILVLLSPFVYAHNLIEVSDAFAKETPPTSTTSAIFLTIDNPTTHDRALISAVTPMAQVTELHTHAMQDGIMKMRKLQRINVPAKSKTVLKPHGLHVMLFGLKEPLKEGMIVPLTLTFDSGRVLNLSVPVKKMKMMKH; encoded by the coding sequence ATGATCACCCGTTTTACTGCCTTAATCCTTGTTCTGCTGTCACCGTTTGTCTACGCGCATAATTTGATTGAAGTGTCCGATGCCTTTGCTAAGGAGACGCCACCCACCTCAACCACCAGCGCGATATTCCTCACCATTGACAACCCAACGACACATGATCGTGCGCTTATTTCAGCCGTCACGCCTATGGCGCAAGTCACGGAATTACATACCCACGCCATGCAAGATGGCATCATGAAAATGCGTAAGCTACAACGTATTAACGTGCCAGCCAAAAGCAAAACGGTCCTGAAACCCCATGGATTGCACGTCATGTTGTTTGGTCTCAAAGAACCTCTTAAAGAAGGGATGATTGTGCCACTGACCCTCACTTTTGATAGTGGCCGAGTGTTAAACCTCTCTGTACCGGTAAAAAAAATGAAGATGATGAAGCATTAA
- a CDS encoding alpha-amylase family protein, producing the protein MDSVRATDVILHAFDWPYKEVAEKALQMSQLGYKAVLVSPPMKSLQHEKGTAWWQRYQPQDYRIIDNQLGNTHDFKAMIECLQAVGIRLYIDVVFNHMANESDRRRDLQYPSQCELEKYAKHMEYYQSLALFGDLSQPLFTENDFVEAFDIKDWRDKWQVQNGRISDGAHDPGLPTLRDCEHVVQQQQSYLLAMKALGVKGFRIDAAKHISIEQLRKVWTRDITEGVHIFGEIITDGGATKQEYELFLKPYLRKTKLGAYDFPLFNTVLHALKPEGRMSALIDPYNVGEALKRQRAITFVVTHDIPNNDVFHGLIMAQASEWLGYCYILCRDGGVPLVYTDLNPSAITDDQGQPRWMNAWSDPRMKVLIDFHNFVHGLLMQVLEVSDDHLLFSRGDRGLVAINKGSTAKVIRLRWNKDMFDLVQQQRHLSTEGYLEWEVAAKSYTCLISPS; encoded by the coding sequence ATGGATAGTGTAAGGGCGACGGATGTGATTCTACATGCGTTTGATTGGCCCTATAAAGAGGTAGCAGAGAAAGCTCTGCAAATGAGCCAGTTAGGCTACAAAGCGGTGTTAGTCTCACCGCCAATGAAGTCGTTACAGCATGAAAAAGGCACGGCGTGGTGGCAACGATATCAACCGCAAGATTATCGAATTATTGATAATCAGCTAGGTAATACTCATGATTTTAAAGCCATGATTGAATGTTTGCAGGCCGTGGGCATTCGGCTATATATCGATGTGGTCTTTAACCATATGGCGAATGAGTCGGACCGTCGTAGGGATCTGCAATACCCCAGTCAATGTGAGTTGGAAAAGTACGCCAAGCATATGGAATACTATCAATCATTAGCCTTGTTTGGGGATTTGAGCCAGCCCTTATTTACCGAAAACGATTTTGTTGAAGCCTTTGATATCAAAGATTGGCGAGACAAATGGCAAGTGCAAAACGGCAGGATCAGCGACGGCGCCCATGATCCCGGATTGCCCACATTACGAGATTGTGAACATGTAGTGCAGCAGCAGCAGTCCTATCTGTTAGCGATGAAAGCGCTGGGAGTGAAAGGCTTTCGCATTGATGCAGCAAAGCATATTTCTATCGAGCAGTTACGTAAAGTTTGGACACGAGACATCACCGAAGGGGTGCACATTTTTGGTGAAATTATTACCGACGGTGGTGCAACCAAACAAGAGTATGAACTCTTTCTAAAGCCCTATCTAAGAAAAACCAAATTAGGGGCCTACGACTTCCCGCTCTTTAACACCGTATTGCATGCGTTAAAACCTGAAGGGCGCATGTCGGCTCTGATTGATCCATACAATGTGGGTGAGGCGTTGAAACGACAAAGAGCCATTACCTTCGTTGTGACTCATGATATTCCTAATAATGATGTCTTTCATGGGCTTATTATGGCGCAAGCGTCAGAGTGGTTAGGTTATTGCTATATTTTGTGCCGAGATGGTGGCGTACCTTTGGTGTATACCGACTTAAATCCGAGTGCTATTACCGATGATCAAGGTCAGCCTCGCTGGATGAACGCTTGGAGCGATCCTCGAATGAAAGTATTGATTGATTTTCATAACTTTGTTCACGGCTTACTGATGCAGGTGTTGGAAGTGAGTGATGATCATTTACTGTTTAGTCGCGGAGACCGTGGCTTAGTGGCGATCAATAAAGGCTCTACCGCCAAGGTGATTCGTTTGCGCTGGAATAAGGATATGTTTGATTTGGTCCAGCAACAGCGCCATTTATCCACTGAAGGGTACCTAGAGTGGGAAGTTGCCGCCAAGAGTTACACTTGCTTGATTAGCCCTAGCTAA
- a CDS encoding DUF1353 domain-containing protein codes for MSQCICYRAGYKYQLAEDFVLHVEMFPKQSVQLKFIQLTEQGRLTVRAGYAWDGPSGPVVDRSDNMRASLVHDALYQLLRCEKLPMDDKDHADRLFKRLCIEDGIDEITAHVYYLGLKLAGKPAASPLNKKPTLQAPWR; via the coding sequence ATGTCTCAATGTATTTGTTATCGCGCTGGGTATAAATACCAGCTAGCAGAGGATTTTGTACTTCATGTGGAAATGTTTCCCAAGCAAAGCGTGCAACTGAAATTTATTCAACTAACCGAGCAAGGGCGGCTGACAGTACGGGCAGGTTATGCGTGGGATGGTCCTTCGGGCCCTGTGGTGGATCGTTCCGATAATATGCGGGCCTCATTGGTTCATGATGCCCTGTATCAGTTACTTCGCTGTGAGAAGCTGCCTATGGACGATAAAGACCATGCCGACCGTTTATTCAAACGCTTATGCATCGAGGACGGCATTGATGAGATTACCGCTCATGTGTATTACCTCGGCCTGAAACTTGCTGGCAAACCGGCCGCAAGTCCGCTCAATAAAAAGCCGACGTTGCAGGCGCCGTGGCGTTAA
- a CDS encoding D-Ala-D-Ala carboxypeptidase family metallohydrolase, which translates to MIRFIYLLIFSISFAAYSNDYLKLYQSENELEYSDLVIDVKGYKVPTRAAFRGWMLMNGAQDRVNEIAQQLKDAGVTEVPLKTMPLHLILLQGTNWAMNGTSVFTVPERKLVPNMVRTVKFIQQHVEPVLGPLVPVSGDRTQYYNQTSGGATKSKHLSFCALDLVPINPLTREELHKKLWSIYKSVGKEHNMGMGLYSGVRFHIDTCGYRHW; encoded by the coding sequence ATGATTCGTTTTATCTACTTACTTATTTTCAGTATCAGTTTTGCTGCCTATTCCAATGATTACTTAAAGCTGTATCAATCAGAAAATGAATTGGAATACAGTGATTTAGTCATTGATGTTAAAGGGTATAAGGTGCCCACCCGCGCAGCATTTCGCGGTTGGATGCTGATGAACGGCGCTCAAGATCGAGTAAATGAAATTGCCCAGCAGTTAAAGGATGCAGGTGTAACAGAAGTGCCTTTAAAAACCATGCCCTTACACCTTATTTTGTTACAAGGAACTAACTGGGCCATGAATGGCACCTCAGTCTTTACTGTTCCCGAACGAAAACTGGTGCCCAATATGGTGCGCACAGTAAAGTTTATTCAACAGCATGTAGAGCCCGTATTAGGGCCGCTAGTGCCCGTTTCTGGTGATAGGACTCAATATTATAATCAGACCTCAGGAGGGGCCACTAAGAGTAAACACTTGAGCTTTTGTGCATTAGATTTAGTCCCCATCAATCCCCTCACTCGAGAGGAGCTGCATAAAAAGCTATGGAGTATTTATAAAAGTGTTGGCAAAGAACACAATATGGGAATGGGGCTTTATTCTGGGGTACGTTTCCACATAGATACCTGCGGATATCGGCATTGGTAG
- the queE gene encoding 7-carboxy-7-deazaguanine synthase QueE, producing MFETIQGEGFFTGVPAIFIRLQGCPVGCAWCDTKQTWDIDPERETDFAQIMVKQSDNDDWCQRSEQDLVRYCVEHYRAKHVVITGGEPCQYDLRPLTSLLEDNGYRCQIETSGTFAVQASQGTWVTVSPKIAMKGKLPIEPSAMSRANEIKHPVAKQSDIDALQALLSSSTLQPQTEILLQPISQKPRATQLCIDTCIANNWRLSVQTHKYLDIA from the coding sequence ATGTTTGAAACCATTCAAGGTGAAGGCTTTTTTACTGGTGTGCCTGCGATCTTTATTCGTTTGCAAGGTTGCCCGGTAGGTTGTGCTTGGTGTGACACTAAGCAAACATGGGATATTGACCCTGAGCGTGAAACCGATTTTGCACAAATCATGGTGAAACAAAGCGATAATGATGATTGGTGTCAGCGAAGTGAACAAGACTTGGTGCGTTATTGTGTAGAGCATTACCGTGCTAAGCATGTTGTGATTACCGGTGGGGAGCCATGCCAGTATGATTTGCGCCCGTTAACATCGCTGCTAGAAGACAATGGTTATCGCTGTCAAATAGAAACCAGTGGCACCTTTGCTGTTCAGGCCAGTCAAGGGACGTGGGTGACGGTATCGCCAAAAATTGCCATGAAAGGCAAACTGCCCATAGAGCCAAGTGCTATGTCTCGGGCGAATGAGATTAAGCACCCTGTTGCTAAGCAGTCAGATATTGATGCTCTCCAGGCTTTATTGAGTAGCAGCACATTGCAACCGCAAACGGAGATCTTGTTGCAACCTATCAGTCAAAAGCCAAGAGCAACCCAGTTATGCATTGATACCTGCATTGCCAATAATTGGCGATTATCGGTGCAAACACATAAATATTTAGATATCGCCTAG
- the queD gene encoding 6-carboxytetrahydropterin synthase QueD, translating to MTTEIYKEFMFEAAHKLPHVPEGHKCGRLHGHSFLVRLYLKGEVDAHTGWIIDFGDVKAQFKPIYERLDHHYLNDIDGLENPTSEVLAKWIYQQTKPLLPLLSKVEIKETCTAGCIYTGE from the coding sequence ATGACTACTGAAATCTACAAAGAATTTATGTTTGAAGCCGCTCACAAACTGCCTCATGTACCAGAAGGGCATAAATGCGGTCGTTTGCATGGCCACTCATTTCTAGTTCGTCTTTATTTAAAAGGGGAAGTGGATGCGCACACAGGCTGGATTATTGATTTTGGTGATGTTAAAGCACAATTTAAGCCTATTTATGAGCGTCTTGACCATCATTATTTAAATGACATTGATGGCTTAGAAAACCCAACCAGTGAGGTATTGGCCAAGTGGATTTATCAGCAAACGAAACCACTGTTGCCACTGCTAAGTAAGGTTGAAATTAAAGAAACCTGTACTGCTGGTTGTATTTATACGGGTGAGTAA
- a CDS encoding porin produces the protein MKKTLLASVIAGVTFAGQSFAVELYNNDGSTFSVGGHISMGVGNDADDDVKVQSVSPRININATQDIGSGFTVDAKAEWGLNTLEGGDNSFSTRLGYIGITHDMWGRAVAGTQWSPYYDVAGVADMPIAFANDFLYTNHYNLGSARAERMLSYRKTFMMGDNFGLNLGAGWQGKNSDGGLDYGNRGQIALSADFAGVSVGYAFNTGAVSYDNDDAMANVLSAKFGSYGDGLYLAAVYEMGQQFQGNFDSTAIEAIAAFALANSLNFSLNYESVEDDDSNETLLSQMALQVEYNFTPKFIGYAGYEIDLGDDVSSDDNLYALGVRYLL, from the coding sequence ATGAAAAAGACGTTATTAGCAAGTGTAATTGCAGGTGTGACCTTTGCCGGTCAAAGTTTTGCGGTAGAGTTATATAACAATGATGGCTCTACGTTCTCTGTGGGCGGTCATATCTCTATGGGGGTGGGCAATGATGCGGACGATGATGTTAAAGTTCAGTCTGTATCCCCCCGTATTAATATTAACGCCACGCAAGATATAGGTAGCGGTTTTACCGTGGATGCTAAAGCCGAGTGGGGGCTTAATACGTTAGAAGGTGGAGATAACTCCTTCTCAACCCGTCTTGGTTACATTGGTATAACCCATGATATGTGGGGCCGAGCGGTGGCTGGTACACAATGGTCCCCTTATTATGATGTGGCAGGTGTTGCCGATATGCCTATCGCCTTTGCCAATGACTTTTTGTACACCAATCACTATAACTTAGGTTCTGCTCGTGCTGAACGAATGCTCTCCTATCGTAAAACCTTCATGATGGGGGATAACTTTGGTCTAAATTTAGGTGCGGGTTGGCAGGGTAAAAACAGTGATGGTGGCCTGGATTATGGCAATCGTGGTCAGATAGCACTGTCTGCAGATTTTGCAGGTGTTAGCGTGGGTTATGCATTTAATACCGGTGCGGTGTCCTATGACAATGATGATGCCATGGCCAACGTACTGTCGGCTAAATTCGGCTCATACGGAGACGGTCTCTATTTAGCCGCTGTGTATGAAATGGGACAGCAATTCCAAGGTAATTTTGATTCCACCGCTATTGAAGCCATTGCCGCCTTTGCGCTGGCCAACAGCCTGAATTTTTCATTGAACTATGAATCAGTAGAAGATGACGACAGCAATGAAACGTTATTGAGTCAAATGGCCCTACAGGTTGAATATAACTTTACGCCGAAATTTATTGGTTATGCAGGTTATGAAATTGACTTAGGTGATGATGTTTCAAGTGATGATAATCTATACGCACTAGGTGTTCGATACCTCCTATAA
- a CDS encoding class I SAM-dependent DNA methyltransferase: protein MKHNWDDYAAQWESDPATAQFSDQAFAELQALQSVTGANILDFGCGTGLLSQRMAPLAKSIVALDASEAMIEELDKKALHNVEPVVDELTRGLVAQHPAFRKQFDIVVASSVCGFVADFKETAVIIHSLLDELGVFVHWDWLSDDSDQGLTQQSAHSILHGAGFTDIEISIPFDIKMKDGSSKPVLMGVAYK, encoded by the coding sequence ATGAAGCACAACTGGGATGATTATGCTGCTCAGTGGGAGAGCGATCCTGCCACCGCTCAATTTTCAGATCAGGCCTTTGCCGAACTGCAAGCGTTACAGTCAGTGACGGGAGCCAATATATTGGATTTTGGTTGTGGCACCGGTTTATTGAGTCAACGAATGGCGCCTTTAGCGAAAAGCATTGTGGCACTGGATGCCTCAGAAGCCATGATTGAAGAGTTGGATAAAAAAGCGCTACATAATGTAGAGCCAGTTGTGGATGAACTCACCCGTGGTTTAGTTGCCCAACACCCCGCATTTAGAAAGCAATTTGATATAGTGGTTGCCTCTTCGGTGTGTGGTTTTGTTGCGGATTTTAAAGAAACGGCGGTCATCATTCACTCTTTGCTAGATGAATTGGGTGTCTTTGTGCATTGGGATTGGCTAAGTGACGATAGCGACCAAGGTTTAACGCAGCAATCTGCCCACTCTATTTTGCATGGTGCCGGCTTTACTGATATAGAAATTTCAATTCCGTTTGATATTAAAATGAAAGATGGCTCATCAAAACCGGTATTAATGGGCGTGGCTTACAAATAA
- a CDS encoding NnrS family protein yields MLNITDKAQEEAITPLLRLGFRPFFLLGALYAFIAIPVWIYAFQHGQPTALGAPALWWHAHEMLFGFAMAIVAGFVLTAVQNWTGINGTKSTRLGVIVGLWLAPRILFWTPAPLWLIAIVESLFLLAVAYEIAIRVFKSKGWRNLFFVPLFALAIVANFASYATINGLAPFTSSAVWQAMLWWFMLLLSVMGGRVIPFFTSRRFQFDKPQPILWIEVAGNLPLMLLFVLSFFPITLQTLQTPLFILAGVFQLIKVLRWKPWTTLTEPLVWSLHAAYACIPGYLLLKGLTTNQWLAHTSLHLFAIGALAGLILAMIARVTMGHTGRNIYQGPSMHIAFAALMLSALVRSIGVGIWPQFTLQLLDVATVLWMLSFGLYLLKFGKMLMTARADGHPG; encoded by the coding sequence ATGTTAAATATTACGGATAAAGCACAAGAGGAAGCCATCACTCCCTTGCTAAGACTTGGCTTTCGTCCCTTTTTTTTGCTTGGCGCGTTATACGCATTTATAGCCATCCCTGTATGGATTTATGCTTTTCAGCATGGTCAACCTACAGCTCTAGGAGCACCGGCGCTATGGTGGCACGCCCATGAAATGTTGTTCGGTTTTGCCATGGCCATTGTGGCAGGCTTTGTTTTAACTGCTGTACAAAACTGGACCGGTATTAACGGCACGAAAAGTACTCGTTTAGGTGTGATTGTCGGCCTATGGCTCGCGCCACGAATTTTATTTTGGACTCCTGCCCCATTATGGCTCATTGCCATTGTAGAAAGCTTATTTCTACTTGCTGTGGCTTATGAAATTGCCATTCGAGTCTTTAAGTCCAAAGGCTGGCGAAATCTATTCTTTGTGCCCTTATTTGCGTTAGCCATTGTGGCTAATTTTGCAAGTTATGCGACCATTAATGGGCTGGCCCCTTTTACCTCAAGCGCGGTATGGCAGGCTATGTTGTGGTGGTTCATGTTGCTGCTATCGGTGATGGGTGGACGTGTTATCCCCTTCTTTACTTCCCGTCGCTTCCAGTTTGATAAGCCTCAACCTATATTATGGATTGAAGTGGCGGGTAATTTACCCTTAATGCTGCTGTTCGTTTTAAGCTTTTTCCCTATTACTTTGCAAACGCTACAAACACCATTGTTTATTTTGGCAGGGGTGTTTCAGTTAATTAAAGTGTTGCGGTGGAAACCCTGGACCACACTGACTGAGCCTTTAGTATGGTCATTACATGCCGCTTATGCCTGTATTCCAGGTTACCTGTTGCTCAAAGGACTCACCACCAATCAGTGGCTGGCACACACGTCTTTGCATCTGTTTGCAATAGGAGCATTAGCTGGGTTGATTTTAGCAATGATTGCGCGGGTGACGATGGGACACACTGGCAGAAATATTTATCAAGGCCCCTCCATGCACATCGCTTTTGCCGCCTTGATGTTATCGGCCCTTGTAAGAAGTATTGGGGTTGGCATCTGGCCACAATTTACTCTACAGCTGTTGGATGTGGCAACCGTGCTTTGGATGCTGAGCTTTGGCCTATATCTATTAAAATTTGGCAAAATGCTCATGACAGCCAGAGCCGATGGACACCCAGGCTAA
- a CDS encoding alpha/beta hydrolase produces MSDKIYFNTSEKFNLRRSLINMGTRVHHKVAPKHARKVARQLLLTPVRSQPKNAEPEGLMKGTVASMHGELTTYTLGTGPVWVLNHGWSGTANQFFPLMEYIAQAGFTALAYDQPAHGSSGGAYGHIPAFVQGLEAVLDSVEEVAGIIAHSMGTASTIECKHHKAINSPLLLIAPVLEYLDNLFGSVQRSGYSMKLFEEVVKEVSVEYHYPIHSIDPYGKLKMRTQPTIIVHDKADKFTSFAVSQQAANEMDKVTLVATQALGHGRIMNSDPVKQTFIQLANRK; encoded by the coding sequence ATGAGCGACAAGATCTACTTTAATACTTCTGAAAAATTTAATTTGCGCCGTTCTTTGATCAACATGGGAACGCGAGTTCACCATAAAGTGGCGCCAAAACATGCACGCAAAGTGGCAAGACAACTGCTATTAACCCCTGTGCGCAGTCAGCCAAAAAATGCAGAGCCAGAAGGCTTGATGAAAGGTACGGTGGCGTCAATGCATGGGGAACTGACCACTTATACTTTAGGCACTGGTCCTGTATGGGTGTTAAATCACGGTTGGTCAGGCACAGCCAATCAGTTTTTCCCGTTAATGGAATACATTGCCCAAGCAGGCTTTACGGCTTTGGCCTATGATCAGCCCGCTCATGGAAGCAGTGGCGGTGCATATGGTCACATCCCAGCGTTTGTTCAAGGGTTAGAGGCGGTTTTAGATAGTGTGGAAGAGGTGGCAGGCATTATTGCCCATAGTATGGGGACGGCCTCTACAATAGAGTGTAAGCATCATAAAGCCATAAACAGCCCTCTATTGCTCATTGCCCCCGTTTTAGAATATTTAGATAATTTATTTGGTAGTGTGCAACGGTCGGGTTATTCAATGAAGTTGTTTGAAGAAGTGGTGAAAGAGGTGAGTGTGGAGTATCACTACCCAATTCATAGCATTGACCCTTACGGGAAATTAAAAATGCGTACTCAACCGACCATTATTGTGCATGATAAAGCGGATAAATTCACCAGTTTTGCTGTATCCCAACAGGCCGCTAATGAAATGGACAAGGTGACACTCGTCGCCACTCAAGCCTTGGGCCATGGTCGAATTATGAACAGCGATCCTGTGAAGCAGACATTTATACAATTGGCCAATAGGAAGTAA
- a CDS encoding MAPEG family protein: MITSLYAAILAGWICYLSVQVIKQRRKHQVSHSDGQVDDLAVARGAHSNATEYIPIGLILLLLAELNGLPLWALHLLGAVFVVGRFAHGYAVLNKNMKARIFSMLTTFGVIGVLMVINIWQVWM; the protein is encoded by the coding sequence ATGATTACGTCATTATATGCGGCGATTTTGGCCGGTTGGATTTGTTACTTATCGGTGCAAGTCATTAAGCAAAGAAGAAAGCATCAAGTGTCTCACTCTGATGGGCAAGTGGACGATCTTGCCGTTGCCCGTGGCGCACATAGCAACGCGACGGAATACATTCCTATTGGTCTGATCCTATTGCTCTTAGCCGAGCTGAATGGTTTGCCATTATGGGCCTTGCATCTATTAGGCGCAGTGTTTGTAGTGGGGCGCTTTGCCCATGGTTACGCTGTGCTTAATAAGAATATGAAAGCGCGGATCTTTAGCATGTTGACCACGTTTGGTGTGATAGGCGTGCTTATGGTGATCAATATTTGGCAAGTATGGATGTAA